In Sulfuracidifex metallicus DSM 6482 = JCM 9184, a single window of DNA contains:
- a CDS encoding MFS transporter, which translates to MAGLKYNGTLPIFASTLSFFTTFMAWTAYGPLGPVFKKDFGLSLILLGVILGAPKVLALPTRYIAGILSDWIGARSTMIVFLTISIAALFMTSFSTSFVQFLVAASLLGVAGGIFPIGIAYVDRMYEKNIGSLLGIYGGIGNAGSAVSGIVVPLLYDKFGFFGVFSGLSSILAVPLVAMLIAPSDVNKLKERTNFREFKESLGILIYTGLAISFLIGTVTENGSLSREAPLEIGLTLAILAITFILYGKNTGSLSYIYYLTFGGFLAVGLWIPTVFVSLFKTSLLEGGVILFFSVISAAIFRPLGGALGDRIKGKKSSLIGLIMILTSSGLAFIGLTEKSLLLSIISFIFLGSALSFTNGAVFKMVSEVYPSKKMGLAAGIIGGIGGFGGFSISAGIGLVGSLNLTLVPLIFVPLTLAAILILSKIERGNS; encoded by the coding sequence TATCCTTTTTTACAACATTCATGGCATGGACAGCTTATGGTCCTTTAGGACCAGTATTCAAGAAAGACTTTGGTTTATCCCTAATACTTTTAGGAGTTATATTGGGTGCCCCTAAGGTCCTTGCTCTTCCAACTAGATATATTGCAGGCATACTATCTGATTGGATTGGCGCAAGATCTACTATGATAGTTTTCTTGACAATATCCATAGCAGCATTGTTTATGACTTCGTTCTCAACTTCCTTTGTGCAATTTCTTGTTGCAGCTTCTCTTCTTGGCGTAGCTGGGGGAATATTCCCTATTGGTATAGCATATGTGGATAGAATGTACGAGAAAAACATTGGGTCATTGCTGGGAATTTATGGTGGGATAGGAAACGCTGGTAGTGCCGTATCTGGAATTGTTGTTCCATTACTTTATGATAAGTTTGGATTCTTCGGAGTATTCTCTGGACTTTCAAGCATTCTAGCCGTTCCCCTCGTAGCTATGTTAATAGCTCCTTCCGATGTAAATAAACTCAAGGAAAGAACTAACTTTAGGGAATTTAAAGAATCCTTAGGTATACTCATTTACACTGGGCTCGCAATATCTTTCTTGATAGGTACAGTAACCGAGAACGGTTCTCTATCTAGGGAGGCACCTCTAGAAATAGGATTAACTCTAGCCATACTCGCTATAACATTCATACTGTACGGTAAAAACACCGGCTCTTTATCATACATTTATTATCTTACGTTCGGGGGATTTTTAGCTGTTGGACTTTGGATACCTACTGTCTTCGTTTCACTCTTTAAGACTTCTTTGCTTGAAGGTGGAGTTATACTTTTCTTCTCCGTTATATCTGCAGCTATCTTTAGACCGTTAGGAGGAGCTCTAGGAGACAGAATAAAAGGTAAAAAATCGTCCTTGATAGGGCTAATCATGATTTTAACAAGTTCAGGACTAGCCTTCATAGGATTAACCGAAAAGTCACTTTTACTGTCAATTATCTCCTTCATATTTTTAGGTTCGGCTTTAAGCTTTACAAACGGTGCAGTATTCAAGATGGTCTCGGAGGTGTATCCTTCAAAGAAAATGGGATTAGCAGCAGGCATAATAGGAGGAATCGGAGGATTCGGAGGATTCTCAATTTCTGCAGGAATAGGATTAGTAGGTTCCCTCAATCTTACTCTTGTACCTCTAATCTTCGTTCCACTAACATTAGCAGCAATATTAATTTTATCGAAGATTGAGAGAGGAAATTCATAA